CTTATCCAGTATAAAGTCCTTTGTAAGCACTTGGCTACCAAAAACTTTTACTCCGTTAATGTTCTTTCCAACTTTTTGTTTGTTACTGTCCACATAGCCTACCACTTTAACTGTGCTCCTCGTATGGTTTGTTAGAGCGTTGTGGGTAAGTATTCCTGACTCACCTGCACCATAGATAATAACATTCTTGGAGGATTTGAAATTATTTATAAAACCATAATAGAGACTTTTGAATAAGTATCTTGATGCAGTTAACGCGACAAAACTTATTAAACTGTGTATTATAATTATAGATAGCGGAATAGTAAAGTCATCTACAATGTTCATCTGCCTGTTTACGATTACCGTGAAAATGGATAGGACACTCGATAAACAAATCGCATTGAATAGATTGTATACATCCTTAACACCGGTATGGCGAACCACTCCTTTGTAAGAACCGGTTATAAGAAAAGAAAGGAATGCCGCAACCAATACGAACGGTAGTTGAACAAACAACTTATTTACATCAAAATTGAGTGTTAAGTTAAATCGTATAAAGTAGGATAGCATAAAGGCAATGCCCACAACAAAAAGATCAATGCCCAATACCATCCATTTAGATGAATATCGAAAAATGGTTTTGGTTAAGTATTTTTCTATCATTGTAAAGATTTTTTGATTAGATGTACTACTCTTTCTAAATCTTCGATACTTAGATTAGAACCACTTGGTAGACATAATCCTCGTTCGAACAATTTTTCTGAAGTACCATTTATAAAATTTGGGGAATTTTTAAAAACAGGTTGCATATGAAGAGGTTTCCAAAGTGGTCGTGACTCTATATCTTCTTCCAATAAGTTTAGGCGTATGCTTTCTCTTGCCTCATACGAAGGAGTTAAAATGCAGCTAAGCCATCTGTTGGAAAAAAAACCACTTGGTTCCTCCAAAAATTCTATTTCTGATAAATGACTTAAGCCATCTTTATAAAAATCAAAATTACGCCGTCGTGCTTTTACACGATTATCAAGGACCTCCATTTGTCCGCATCCTATCCCAGCTAAAACATTACTCATTCTGTAATTATAGCCTACTTCGGAATGTTGGTAATGGGGCGCATCATCTCTCGCTTGGGTTGCTAAGTAAATTGCTTTTTTCTTTATGTCCTCATCTTTAGTCAGTAGTGCTCCACCACCAGAAGTTGTGATGATTTTATTTCCGTTAAAGGACAAAATCCCAATATCTCCGAAACTACCACACTTATCACCTTTATAAGTACTTCCCAGAGCTTCAGCACTATCCTCAACGATCGGAATTTCGTATTTATCTGCAATTTCAGCTATTTCCTTCACCATATAAGGCATTCCATACAAGTGCACTGCAATAATAGCTTTAGGTTTTTTCCCAAAATTAATTCGGTCAATAATAGCTTTTTCCAATAATTCTGGGGACATGTTCCAGGTATGCATTTCACTATCAATGAATACAGGAGTCGCCCCTAAATAAAGAATAGGATTTGCTGATGCAGAAAATGTAAAGCTTTGGCATAGCACTTCATCACCTTGTGATACACCAAGTAATTCCAAGGCTAAATGAATTGCTGCCGTTCCTGAACTTAGAGCTGCTACATGCACAGAGCCACTTACATAATCACCAATAACTTTCTCAAAACGATTTACAAAAGGACCCAAAGGGGCAATCCAATTGGTATCAAATGCCTCTTTTACATATAATTGTTCGTTTTCACCCATGTGAGGAGATGAAAGCCATATTCTTTGATGAGTAGAGATTTTCAATTTGGAGTTATTTATGTATGTAAATTAATCTATTTTGATTGGACTTAAGCATAGTTAAAATGATTTATCAATTAAAAAACTCAACAGTCCATTTTGGTTCATGACAATTCACAGCGTGAAATTAACTTTAATATTATCTGTGAAATGTATAATTCGCTCAATGCATTAAATAATCGGTCAACTGTTCTGCATATCTTCTTTTGTCTAAAAATAGAGCTGTTGATTATTTCAATTAT
The nucleotide sequence above comes from Flagellimonas sp. HMM57. Encoded proteins:
- a CDS encoding DegT/DnrJ/EryC1/StrS family aminotransferase, whose protein sequence is MGENEQLYVKEAFDTNWIAPLGPFVNRFEKVIGDYVSGSVHVAALSSGTAAIHLALELLGVSQGDEVLCQSFTFSASANPILYLGATPVFIDSEMHTWNMSPELLEKAIIDRINFGKKPKAIIAVHLYGMPYMVKEIAEIADKYEIPIVEDSAEALGSTYKGDKCGSFGDIGILSFNGNKIITTSGGGALLTKDEDIKKKAIYLATQARDDAPHYQHSEVGYNYRMSNVLAGIGCGQMEVLDNRVKARRRNFDFYKDGLSHLSEIEFLEEPSGFFSNRWLSCILTPSYEARESIRLNLLEEDIESRPLWKPLHMQPVFKNSPNFINGTSEKLFERGLCLPSGSNLSIEDLERVVHLIKKSLQ